Proteins from a genomic interval of Drosophila melanogaster chromosome 2R:
- the mRpL34 gene encoding mitochondrial ribosomal protein L34, protein MLQGMLQRTCLAVVSTAQTLIVRDKHAFNRAVLKPKVRCHFPKPMEVKRINVHGWNARMSTPEGRRVLMNRILKGRHNLSH, encoded by the exons ATGCTGCAAGGAATGCTCCAAAG GACCTGCCTGGCGGTTGTCAGCACCGCACAAACTCTAATCGTGCGGGATAAGCACGCTTTCAACCGGGCGGTGCTGAAACCGAAAGTACGCTGCCATTTTCCGAAACCCATGGAGGTGAAGAGAATTAATGTCCACGGCTGGAATGCTAGGATGTCGACGCCTGAGGGACGACGAGTGCTGATGAACCGGATCCTCAAAGGACGTCACAATTTGTCACACTAG